In Lycium ferocissimum isolate CSIRO_LF1 chromosome 11, AGI_CSIRO_Lferr_CH_V1, whole genome shotgun sequence, a single genomic region encodes these proteins:
- the LOC132037001 gene encoding uncharacterized protein LOC132037001 isoform X2, with translation MVSKIARSAHPHRHVITCCIRFPRLRLSLLVLPPLRLLWCLLNPQKRGILSSTFSGPSGKKRRGGPGGLNKLCGVSPELQPIVGQATLPRTEIVKQLWAYIRKHNLQDPNNKRKIICNDELRLVFETDCTDMFKMNRLLAKHIISLEPSKQTAKNPKRAKTGEESGSKSEEAVPVVIISEAISEALANFLGTSEREMSQAEVLRQVWEHIKVNQLEDPLNAMVIQCDAKLQVLLGCEIISALGIPEMLARHHLFKKS, from the exons ATGGTCTCCAAGATTGCTCGTTCTGCCCATCCCCACCGCCACGTCATCACCTGCTGCATTCGGTTTCCAAGACTGAGACTTTCCCTATTGGTGTTGCCACCACTCAGGCTGCTGTGGTGCCTGCTAAATCCCCAAAAGAGAG GGATTTTGTCTTCTACTTTTAGTGGTCCAagtggaaagaaaagaagaggtgGCCCTGGTGGATTAAACAAACTCTGTGGTGTCTCTCCTGAACTCCAACCCATTGTTGGCCAGGCAACCTTGCCGAGAACTGAG ATAGTCAAGCAGCTGTGGGCATACATAAGGAAACATAACCTTCAAGATCCGAATAACAAAAGGAAGATTATTTGCAACGATGAGCTGCGGTTGGTATTTGAGACGGATTGTACTGATATGTTCAAGATGAATAGACTGCTAGCTAAACATATAATCTCTCTCGAACCTTCAA AGCAGACTGCTAAGAATCCTAAAAGAGCGAAGACTGGGGAGGAATCTGGTAGTAAAAGCGAGGAAGCTGTTCCAGTTGTGATAATATCAGAAGCAATATCAGAAGCACTTGCAAACTTTTTGGGTACTTCAGAAAGGGAGATGTCACAAGCAGAAGTTCTGAGGCAGGTCTGGGAGCATATAAAGGTGAACCAGCTTGAG GATCCTTTAAATGCAATGGTCATACAATGTGACGCAAAACTCCAAGTGCTGCTTGGGTGTGAAATTATTTCTGCACTAGGTATACCTGAGATGTTGGCAAGACATCACCTATTTAAGAAATCATGA
- the LOC132037001 gene encoding uncharacterized protein LOC132037001 isoform X1 — MVSDEDIAGALESLFREPNPNPNPTLITIVQQLQSNLGYDLTHKVDFIRAQIQNLFNRHHYQTQNHHFALHTHHPNFQTPIFRSYGLQDCSFCPSPPPRHHLLHSVSKTETFPIGVATTQAAVVPAKSPKESGPSGKKRRGGPGGLNKLCGVSPELQPIVGQATLPRTEIVKQLWAYIRKHNLQDPNNKRKIICNDELRLVFETDCTDMFKMNRLLAKHIISLEPSKQTAKNPKRAKTGEESGSKSEEAVPVVIISEAISEALANFLGTSEREMSQAEVLRQVWEHIKVNQLEDPLNAMVIQCDAKLQVLLGCEIISALGIPEMLARHHLFKKS, encoded by the exons ATGGTGTCTGATGAGGACATAGCTggagctttggaatctctattCCGTGAACCAAACCCTAACCCTAACCCAACTTTAATCACCATTGTTCAACAGCTTCAATCTAACCTTGGTTATGACTTAACTCACAAGGTTGATTTTATTCGTGCTCAGATCCAAAACCTCTTTAACCGCCATcattatcaaactcaaaatcACCATTTTGCCCTCCATACCCACCACCCCAATTTCCAAACCCCTATTTTTAGGTCCTATGGTCTCCAAGATTGCTCGTTCTGCCCATCCCCACCGCCACGTCATCACCTGCTGCATTCGGTTTCCAAGACTGAGACTTTCCCTATTGGTGTTGCCACCACTCAGGCTGCTGTGGTGCCTGCTAAATCCCCAAAAGAGAG TGGTCCAagtggaaagaaaagaagaggtgGCCCTGGTGGATTAAACAAACTCTGTGGTGTCTCTCCTGAACTCCAACCCATTGTTGGCCAGGCAACCTTGCCGAGAACTGAG ATAGTCAAGCAGCTGTGGGCATACATAAGGAAACATAACCTTCAAGATCCGAATAACAAAAGGAAGATTATTTGCAACGATGAGCTGCGGTTGGTATTTGAGACGGATTGTACTGATATGTTCAAGATGAATAGACTGCTAGCTAAACATATAATCTCTCTCGAACCTTCAA AGCAGACTGCTAAGAATCCTAAAAGAGCGAAGACTGGGGAGGAATCTGGTAGTAAAAGCGAGGAAGCTGTTCCAGTTGTGATAATATCAGAAGCAATATCAGAAGCACTTGCAAACTTTTTGGGTACTTCAGAAAGGGAGATGTCACAAGCAGAAGTTCTGAGGCAGGTCTGGGAGCATATAAAGGTGAACCAGCTTGAG GATCCTTTAAATGCAATGGTCATACAATGTGACGCAAAACTCCAAGTGCTGCTTGGGTGTGAAATTATTTCTGCACTAGGTATACCTGAGATGTTGGCAAGACATCACCTATTTAAGAAATCATGA